In Micromonospora sp. LH3U1, one genomic interval encodes:
- a CDS encoding sulfotransferase, protein MSGVRVLYLAGSGRSGSTLVTTVLGQLPGFFAAGELRYLWRRGVLENRPCGCGAPLADCPLWTRVRADLTEADPAGIAGRLAERLRLRGLPALLRRQRRGQPPVAGHPDDTHLAQLYASIAEHALPDQAGGVIVDSSKLPPYGALLGSLPGIDLYVLHVVRDPRATAYSWRRRRPLDGRVDDRLMTRPPVWKAALLWLVWNTATVRLWGGHRAADDRAVGRYLRVRYEDFVADPAGTTARIVRFVGATPDDLPFPTPDTVRLAPTHSVAGNPSRHRTGVVGVVADTEWLSGLSTRAYAVVTGLTGPALSRFGYPLRRPVVPSSPATRQEG, encoded by the coding sequence GTGAGCGGGGTCCGGGTGCTCTACCTCGCCGGAAGTGGTCGCAGCGGCAGCACGCTGGTCACCACGGTCCTGGGGCAGTTGCCGGGCTTCTTCGCCGCGGGTGAACTGCGCTATCTGTGGCGGCGCGGCGTCCTGGAGAACCGGCCCTGCGGCTGCGGTGCGCCGCTGGCCGACTGCCCACTCTGGACCCGCGTGCGCGCCGACCTGACCGAGGCCGACCCGGCCGGCATCGCCGGCAGGCTCGCCGAGCGGTTGCGACTGCGCGGGCTGCCCGCACTGCTGCGCCGCCAGCGTCGGGGACAGCCGCCGGTCGCAGGGCACCCGGACGACACGCACCTGGCCCAGCTCTACGCCTCGATCGCCGAACACGCCCTGCCCGACCAGGCCGGTGGGGTCATCGTCGACTCCTCCAAGTTGCCGCCGTACGGCGCCCTGCTCGGCAGCCTGCCCGGCATCGACCTGTACGTGCTGCACGTGGTCCGCGACCCGCGGGCGACCGCGTACTCCTGGCGTCGCCGACGCCCACTGGACGGGCGCGTGGACGACCGGTTGATGACCCGGCCACCGGTCTGGAAGGCCGCCCTGCTCTGGCTGGTGTGGAACACCGCGACCGTACGGCTCTGGGGTGGCCACCGTGCCGCCGACGACCGTGCGGTGGGCCGCTACCTGCGGGTGCGGTACGAGGACTTCGTCGCCGACCCGGCCGGCACCACGGCCCGGATCGTCCGGTTCGTCGGCGCGACCCCCGACGATCTGCCCTTCCCGACACCGGACACGGTGCGGCTGGCACCCACCCACTCGGTGGCCGGCAATCCCTCGCGGCACCGCACCGGTGTGGTCGGTGTGGTCGCTGACACCGAATGGCTGTCCGGTCTCTCCACCCGCGCCTACGCCGTGGTGACCGGGCTGACCGGACCGGCGCTGTCCCGGTTCGGCTACCCGTTGCGCCGCCCCGTTGTCCCCTCGTCACCCGCCACCCGGCAGGAAGGCTGA
- a CDS encoding sulfotransferase family protein — MAEPGPRTAPIFLVGCQRSGTTMVRLVLDSHSNISCGPETRFLPDLQRIVGRDWERLARFGFPREDWLRRIRDFFGGVHADYAAARGKTRWADKTPLYAMSLDFVTEVFPDAQIVHLIRDGRDVVVSHRKRFGYWSAVKCVVKWPRYIRTARAVGATLPADRYYELRYEHAVTEPEKAMRGLFEFLGEPWEDGILDYDSKQHDVAQKYTTEAEKRRAAASVAAPIYGSRVGTYRRELDPFLRLLVWVFSGPTLRALGYR; from the coding sequence GTGGCTGAACCCGGACCCCGTACCGCGCCGATCTTCCTGGTCGGATGTCAGCGATCGGGCACCACCATGGTGCGCCTCGTCCTGGACTCGCACTCGAACATCAGCTGTGGCCCGGAGACCAGGTTCCTGCCCGACCTGCAACGGATCGTCGGGCGCGACTGGGAACGGCTGGCCCGCTTCGGTTTTCCGCGCGAGGACTGGCTGCGCCGCATCCGGGACTTCTTCGGCGGTGTCCACGCCGACTACGCCGCCGCGCGGGGCAAGACCCGGTGGGCCGACAAGACCCCGCTGTACGCGATGTCGCTCGACTTCGTCACCGAGGTCTTCCCGGACGCCCAGATCGTGCACCTCATCCGCGACGGGCGCGACGTGGTGGTGTCGCACCGCAAACGGTTCGGCTACTGGTCCGCCGTGAAGTGCGTGGTGAAGTGGCCGCGCTACATCCGCACCGCCCGGGCGGTCGGCGCCACCCTGCCGGCGGACCGCTACTACGAGTTGCGGTACGAGCACGCGGTCACCGAGCCGGAGAAGGCGATGCGCGGCCTGTTCGAGTTCCTCGGCGAGCCGTGGGAGGACGGCATCCTCGACTACGACAGCAAGCAGCACGACGTGGCGCAGAAGTACACCACCGAGGCGGAGAAGCGGCGTGCGGCGGCGAGCGTCGCCGCGCCGATCTACGGTTCCCGGGTGGGTACCTACCGCCGCGAACTCGACCCGTTCCTCCGCCTGTTGGTCTGGGTCTTCTCCGGACCGACCCTGCGCGCTCTCGGGTACCGGTGA
- a CDS encoding basic amino acid ABC transporter substrate-binding protein, translated as MRFQSAVRQAGLVVAIAALAVTAGCAKKDDSEVQANGVKLVEAGKLTVCTHLPYPPFQSKDSSGKVTGFDVEVLDLVAKDLGVEQTIIDTPFEGIKSGQDLNTGKCDAAAAGMTITEERQKVMNFSDPYFDATQAMLVKTGKAYKSLDDLKGKKVGVQAATTGRDYAKGLEKEKGLQLVEFEDLAAEQQALANGQVEAAINDLPVWTEYLKDNPGGFQVAAEFNTGEQYGFSVKKDGNPELLKKINEALAKAKQDGTYNTIYEKWIGKRPSA; from the coding sequence GTGAGGTTCCAAAGCGCCGTCCGTCAGGCCGGCCTCGTCGTGGCGATTGCCGCCCTCGCGGTGACCGCGGGATGCGCGAAGAAGGACGACAGCGAGGTCCAGGCGAACGGGGTCAAGCTCGTCGAGGCGGGCAAGCTCACCGTCTGCACCCACCTGCCGTACCCGCCGTTCCAGTCCAAGGACTCCAGCGGCAAGGTGACCGGCTTCGACGTCGAGGTCCTGGACCTGGTGGCCAAGGACCTGGGCGTCGAGCAGACGATCATCGACACCCCGTTCGAGGGGATCAAGTCCGGCCAGGACCTGAACACCGGCAAGTGCGACGCGGCCGCCGCCGGCATGACGATCACCGAGGAACGGCAGAAGGTGATGAACTTCTCCGACCCGTACTTCGACGCCACCCAGGCGATGCTGGTGAAGACCGGCAAGGCGTACAAGTCGCTCGACGACCTCAAGGGCAAGAAGGTGGGCGTCCAGGCCGCCACCACGGGCCGTGACTACGCCAAGGGGCTCGAGAAGGAGAAGGGCCTGCAGCTCGTCGAGTTCGAGGACCTCGCCGCCGAGCAGCAGGCCCTCGCCAACGGCCAGGTCGAGGCCGCCATCAACGACCTGCCGGTCTGGACCGAATACCTCAAGGACAACCCGGGTGGGTTCCAGGTGGCCGCCGAGTTCAACACCGGCGAGCAGTACGGCTTCTCGGTGAAGAAGGACGGCAACCCGGAGCTGCTCAAGAAGATCAACGAGGCGCTGGCGAAGGCCAAGCAGGACGGCACGTACAACACGATCTACGAGAAGTGGATCGGCAAGCGGCCGAGCGCCTGA
- a CDS encoding sulfotransferase family protein has product MLSLVVGTGRCGSTLVQELLSRHPAVGFVSGLDDKLSRLNPRGRFNGALYRRSAPRPTGMTSLRHSRRLLERGRLRVAPSEAYHLLDRQVLAGFSRPCRDLVAEDLTPFVARRLRAFFDERIARQGCQQLVQHVTGWPRTGLLHAAYPDLRVVNVVRDGRAVANSWLQMGWWDGWRGPDNWIYGPLPSDLLEEWLESGRSFQVLAALGWKMLMESFAVARLRHPADQWLDVRYEDLVEQPREQVGRMLDFLGLSWSPAFEKGFARYDFSMGRAAAYRDELSPAQLAAIERALEKPLAEWGYPV; this is encoded by the coding sequence ATGCTGTCACTGGTGGTGGGCACCGGTCGCTGCGGTTCGACCCTGGTCCAGGAGTTGCTCTCCCGGCATCCCGCGGTCGGCTTCGTCTCCGGCCTGGACGACAAACTCTCCCGACTCAACCCCAGGGGCAGGTTCAACGGGGCGCTCTACCGGCGCTCCGCGCCGCGCCCGACGGGGATGACCTCGCTGCGGCACAGTCGACGGCTGCTGGAACGGGGACGCCTGCGGGTGGCGCCGTCGGAGGCGTACCACCTGCTCGACCGGCAGGTGCTGGCCGGCTTCTCCCGACCGTGCCGGGACCTGGTGGCCGAGGACCTGACGCCGTTCGTGGCCCGGCGACTACGGGCCTTCTTCGACGAGCGGATCGCCCGGCAGGGCTGTCAGCAACTGGTGCAGCACGTCACCGGGTGGCCGCGTACCGGCCTGCTGCACGCCGCGTACCCGGACCTGCGGGTGGTCAACGTGGTGCGGGACGGCCGCGCGGTGGCCAACTCCTGGCTACAGATGGGCTGGTGGGACGGGTGGCGCGGGCCGGACAACTGGATCTACGGGCCGCTCCCGTCCGATCTGCTGGAGGAGTGGCTCGAGTCCGGCCGCTCCTTCCAGGTGCTCGCCGCGCTGGGTTGGAAGATGCTGATGGAGTCCTTCGCGGTGGCCCGGCTGCGCCACCCGGCCGACCAGTGGCTCGACGTGCGCTACGAGGACCTGGTCGAGCAACCCCGGGAGCAGGTGGGGCGGATGCTCGACTTCCTCGGGCTGAGCTGGTCACCCGCCTTCGAGAAGGGCTTCGCCCGGTACGACTTCTCGATGGGCCGGGCGGCAGCGTACCGGGACGAACTCAGCCCGGCGCAGCTCGCCGCGATCGAACGGGCGTTGGAGAAGCCGCTGGCCGAGTGGGGCTACCCGGTCTAG
- a CDS encoding flippase: MRGEVTGRSPAAPEAGDQQVRGMARGGVLNLASAVLSQVALFLVMLLLARVLGVRELGRYAQVYAVLSLLGLLSLSGFRAGLTRFVAVHLADDDPAALRGAIRLGIGISALASAVIAVGLAVGAPWLAEALHDPHLTTGLRLVALCLPAATVCEAALAATRGWRTQRAYALIGQVYEPAARLVLTALALAVGAGLTGAFWALVVASWSAAGFALVALARMVRRVPAARPAYRPGELFRFSTVSWVSSLSSTGLIWVDALLLGFFDYGADAIGVYHVATRLVTIAVFVLAPVNASFGPHLAHLYHQGRLDEVRRIYKVATGWVVRLSLPAFVALLVFPEQLLRLIGGPGLAAGAVVTVVLALGQLVNAATGPCGTLLNMSGRVSVNMVDNLAALVLNVLLNLWLIPAYGILGAAVAWAVSLAAVNIARVWQVRAQVHTVPVTAGMVKGLVAALFALAVGFGVRWLFEGWIAQLTVGLTAIGVAYVAAVLALGLSREDVMVLRSVTRRGGRRAAAVPGPAARVGS, from the coding sequence TTGCGCGGCGAGGTGACCGGCCGGTCGCCGGCCGCGCCGGAGGCCGGCGACCAGCAGGTACGCGGCATGGCGCGCGGGGGAGTGCTGAACCTGGCGAGCGCGGTGCTCAGCCAGGTGGCGCTCTTCCTGGTCATGTTGCTGCTGGCCCGGGTGCTGGGGGTACGGGAGCTCGGCCGGTACGCCCAGGTCTACGCCGTGCTGTCGTTGCTCGGGCTGCTGTCGCTCTCCGGTTTCCGGGCCGGGCTGACCCGGTTCGTGGCGGTGCATCTCGCCGATGACGACCCGGCCGCGCTCCGGGGCGCGATCCGCCTCGGGATCGGCATCTCGGCCCTGGCATCCGCCGTGATCGCGGTCGGTCTGGCGGTCGGCGCACCGTGGCTCGCCGAGGCCCTGCACGACCCGCACCTCACCACCGGTCTGCGGTTGGTCGCGCTGTGCCTGCCCGCCGCGACCGTCTGCGAGGCCGCGCTCGCGGCCACCCGAGGTTGGCGCACGCAACGGGCCTACGCGCTCATCGGCCAGGTCTACGAGCCGGCCGCCCGGTTGGTGCTCACCGCGCTGGCGCTCGCCGTCGGCGCGGGTCTGACCGGCGCGTTCTGGGCCCTGGTGGTGGCGAGTTGGAGCGCCGCCGGGTTCGCGCTCGTGGCGCTCGCCCGGATGGTGCGCCGGGTGCCCGCCGCCCGGCCCGCGTACCGCCCGGGCGAGCTGTTCCGCTTCTCCACGGTCAGTTGGGTCTCCTCGCTCTCCTCCACCGGGCTGATCTGGGTGGACGCGTTGCTGCTCGGGTTCTTCGACTACGGCGCCGACGCGATCGGCGTCTACCACGTGGCGACCCGGCTGGTCACGATCGCGGTGTTCGTGCTCGCGCCGGTCAACGCCTCGTTCGGCCCGCACCTGGCGCATCTCTACCACCAGGGCCGGCTGGACGAGGTACGCCGGATCTACAAGGTCGCGACCGGCTGGGTGGTACGACTGTCGCTCCCGGCCTTCGTGGCGTTGCTGGTCTTCCCGGAGCAGCTGCTGCGCCTGATCGGCGGGCCCGGGCTGGCCGCCGGTGCGGTGGTGACGGTCGTGCTGGCGCTCGGCCAGCTCGTCAACGCCGCGACCGGGCCGTGCGGGACGCTGCTGAACATGTCGGGCCGGGTCTCGGTCAACATGGTCGACAACCTCGCCGCCCTGGTGCTCAACGTCCTGCTCAACCTCTGGCTCATCCCGGCGTACGGGATCCTCGGCGCGGCGGTGGCCTGGGCGGTCTCGCTGGCGGCGGTGAACATCGCCCGCGTCTGGCAGGTGCGCGCGCAGGTGCACACCGTGCCGGTGACGGCCGGCATGGTCAAGGGGCTTGTCGCGGCGCTGTTCGCGCTTGCCGTCGGGTTCGGTGTGCGGTGGCTGTTCGAGGGCTGGATCGCGCAGCTCACGGTCGGTCTGACCGCGATCGGGGTGGCGTACGTTGCCGCGGTGCTCGCCCTCGGGCTCAGTCGGGAGGACGTCATGGTGTTGCGATCGGTGACCCGCCGGGGCGGTCGACGCGCCGCCGCCGTCCCCGGCCCCGCCGCCAGGGTCGGCTCGTGA
- a CDS encoding amino acid ABC transporter ATP-binding protein yields MTITPSRPAVEIRDLHKSFGPLEVLKGIDFEVGQGEVVCVIGPSGSGKSTLLRCVDLLEEPTAGKIWVNGVEMTDPDVEIDAVRRGIGMVFQSFNLFPHLTVLNNLTIAQRRVLRRGRAEAERIARVNLERVGLIDKADAFPAQLSGGQQQRAAIARSLSMEPKLMLFDEPTSALDPELVGDVLTVMRKLAEDGMTMMVVTHEMAFARDVADRVVFMDGGVVVEQGPPQEVLGSPKHERTRAFLARVLDPTRVAQLGQPEQSPEPTEAPSLPADDRHNL; encoded by the coding sequence ATGACGATCACCCCATCCCGCCCGGCCGTCGAGATCCGCGACCTGCACAAGTCCTTCGGGCCGCTCGAGGTGCTCAAGGGCATCGACTTCGAGGTCGGCCAGGGCGAGGTGGTCTGCGTCATCGGGCCGTCCGGGTCAGGCAAGTCGACCCTGCTGCGCTGCGTCGACCTGCTGGAAGAGCCGACGGCCGGCAAGATCTGGGTGAACGGGGTCGAGATGACCGATCCGGATGTCGAGATCGACGCGGTGCGCCGTGGCATCGGCATGGTCTTCCAGTCGTTCAACCTGTTTCCGCACCTGACCGTGCTGAACAACCTCACCATCGCCCAGCGCCGGGTGCTCCGGCGCGGCCGTGCCGAGGCCGAGCGCATCGCGCGGGTCAACCTGGAGCGTGTCGGGCTGATCGACAAGGCTGATGCGTTCCCGGCGCAGCTCTCCGGTGGTCAGCAGCAGCGGGCGGCGATCGCCCGGTCGCTGTCGATGGAGCCGAAGCTGATGCTCTTCGACGAGCCGACCTCCGCGCTCGACCCGGAGTTGGTCGGTGACGTGCTCACCGTCATGCGCAAGCTGGCGGAGGACGGCATGACGATGATGGTGGTGACCCACGAGATGGCGTTCGCCCGGGACGTCGCCGACCGGGTCGTGTTCATGGATGGTGGCGTGGTGGTCGAGCAGGGGCCGCCGCAGGAGGTGCTCGGCTCCCCGAAGCACGAACGGACCCGCGCGTTCCTCGCCCGGGTCCTCGACCCGACCCGTGTCGCGCAGCTCGGTCAGCCCGAGCAGTCGCCCGAGCCGACTGAGGCTCCCAGCCTGCCGGCCGACGACCGCCACAACCTCTGA
- a CDS encoding sulfotransferase family protein, which translates to MVIGGQRCGTTSLYHHLAAHPLVRVASGKELQYFSVHHGRGVRWYRGHFSRLAPDERTFEASPYYLFHPSVPSRVAATLPEARFVALLRDPVQRAYSHYLHTRSYGAEPLSFADALDAEEERLARAVRGGPDTRAAHRALRNHSYAARGRYAEQVERWFAQVPRERIHVTRTEDLHADPVGTYGEILGFLGLPAFIPDTFTRHTRRVDHGPSQLTPGLRDRLGDYFAPHNARLATLLDWPDPWPAPHDELAHGGEDPVHRLVGAEQEGNVGHGGAATGHP; encoded by the coding sequence CTGGTCATCGGCGGGCAGCGCTGCGGCACCACATCGCTGTACCACCACCTCGCCGCGCATCCCCTGGTACGGGTGGCCAGCGGCAAGGAGTTGCAGTACTTCAGCGTCCACCACGGTCGGGGTGTGCGCTGGTACCGGGGGCACTTTTCACGCCTCGCCCCGGACGAGCGCACCTTCGAGGCGAGCCCCTACTACCTGTTCCATCCGAGCGTGCCGTCCCGGGTCGCGGCGACCCTGCCGGAGGCCCGCTTCGTCGCCCTGTTGCGTGACCCGGTGCAGCGGGCGTACTCGCACTACCTGCACACCCGCTCGTACGGCGCCGAGCCGCTCTCCTTCGCCGACGCGCTCGACGCGGAGGAGGAGCGGCTGGCGCGGGCGGTGCGCGGCGGCCCGGACACCCGTGCGGCCCACCGGGCGTTACGCAACCACTCGTACGCCGCCCGGGGCCGCTATGCCGAGCAGGTGGAGCGGTGGTTCGCGCAGGTCCCACGAGAGCGGATCCACGTCACGCGTACCGAAGACCTGCATGCCGATCCGGTGGGCACGTACGGCGAGATCCTGGGCTTTCTCGGCCTACCGGCCTTCATCCCCGACACGTTCACCCGGCACACCCGTCGCGTCGACCACGGCCCCTCCCAGCTCACCCCGGGGCTGCGGGACCGCCTGGGCGACTACTTCGCGCCGCACAACGCCCGCCTGGCCACACTGCTCGACTGGCCCGACCCCTGGCCCGCCCCCCACGACGAGTTAGCGCACGGCGGCGAGGATCCGGTCCACCGGCTGGTCGGCGCTGAGCAGGAGGGGAACGTCGGTCACGGTGGTGCCGCCACCGGCCACCCGTAA
- a CDS encoding Wzz/FepE/Etk N-terminal domain-containing protein, which yields MNDSIGEKVEIVDYLRVARRRLWVLVGVPLLATGAAAGIVLFAPQQYSGAAYVAAPALVGGAAGTQYTGTQAANQFVAAFGAAVTSPRVLADVAGDTGVTPERLRDGLAVTQVGASSQLEVTYTARDQAKVAPVLTATTTRALAFLFTSQVGIATGEVEAANADVTAATKAIGEWEKANKVSQPDRIYQATLGELTSLRQQQLSMQAVGNGRGADAAAAAITAAQKKLDDLGPKLPDYQALLAQRDAATSALSQAREGLQAARAQAQAADPKQVTSIGETHEVSRMAELLRTALPVGGAGLLLGVLLVGVLELLSRARAAARRTTTPATAAPAASASGGPLVPAETVTAARP from the coding sequence ATGAACGACAGCATTGGGGAAAAAGTGGAGATCGTCGACTACCTGCGGGTCGCCCGGCGGCGCCTCTGGGTACTCGTGGGGGTGCCGCTGCTCGCCACCGGAGCCGCAGCCGGCATCGTCCTGTTCGCACCACAGCAGTACAGCGGCGCCGCGTACGTCGCGGCGCCGGCGCTGGTGGGCGGTGCGGCCGGGACGCAGTACACCGGTACGCAGGCGGCGAACCAGTTCGTCGCGGCATTCGGTGCGGCGGTCACCTCGCCCCGGGTCCTCGCCGACGTGGCCGGTGACACCGGGGTGACGCCGGAGCGGTTGCGCGACGGGCTCGCCGTCACCCAGGTCGGCGCGAGCAGCCAACTGGAGGTGACGTACACGGCCCGCGACCAGGCGAAGGTCGCGCCGGTGCTGACCGCGACGACCACCCGCGCCCTCGCCTTCCTCTTCACCTCCCAGGTCGGGATCGCCACCGGTGAGGTCGAGGCGGCCAACGCCGACGTCACCGCGGCCACCAAGGCGATCGGAGAGTGGGAGAAGGCCAACAAGGTCTCCCAGCCGGACCGGATCTACCAGGCGACGTTGGGCGAGCTGACCAGCCTGCGGCAGCAACAGCTCTCCATGCAGGCGGTCGGCAACGGCCGGGGCGCCGACGCGGCTGCCGCCGCGATCACCGCCGCCCAGAAGAAGCTCGACGACCTGGGGCCGAAGCTTCCCGACTACCAGGCCCTGCTCGCCCAGCGGGACGCGGCGACAAGTGCGCTGTCCCAGGCGCGGGAGGGGTTGCAGGCGGCTCGGGCGCAGGCCCAGGCCGCCGATCCGAAGCAGGTGACCAGCATCGGCGAGACGCACGAGGTGAGCCGGATGGCGGAGCTGCTGCGTACCGCCCTGCCGGTGGGTGGTGCCGGCCTGCTGCTGGGGGTGCTGCTGGTGGGCGTACTCGAACTGCTCTCGCGGGCTCGTGCCGCCGCTCGCCGGACGACCACGCCAGCCACCGCGGCGCCGGCCGCTTCCGCGTCGGGTGGGCCGTTGGTGCCGGCGGAGACCGTGACCGCGGCGAGGCCGTGA
- a CDS encoding amino acid ABC transporter permease, whose protein sequence is MKLRRRQRERLSLGLQYLVFIAIIATVIFAADWDRLKDAFFRVDIIKSMFPTIITVALRNTILYTLGAFAFGLVFGTILALMRLSRVAPYRWVATAYIELFRGLPALLVLFLVGYGVPIAFPEREIPGGVFGSIAIGLGLTAAAYMAETIRAGIQAVPKGQMEAARTLGMSHFTAMRTIVIPQAFRIVIPPLTNELILLTKDSSLAYVLGVTAQTIEVTKFGRDMLNDRVNATPLLVAGLAYLVITLPLSQVVRRLELRYAKAR, encoded by the coding sequence GTGAAGCTGCGACGCCGCCAGCGGGAGCGGCTGTCCCTCGGGCTCCAGTACCTGGTCTTCATCGCCATCATCGCCACGGTGATCTTCGCGGCGGACTGGGACAGGTTGAAGGACGCCTTCTTCCGCGTCGACATCATCAAGTCGATGTTCCCGACGATCATCACGGTCGCGCTGCGCAACACCATCCTCTACACGCTGGGCGCGTTCGCCTTCGGCCTGGTGTTCGGCACCATCCTCGCGCTGATGCGGCTGTCCCGGGTGGCGCCGTACCGCTGGGTGGCGACGGCGTACATCGAGCTGTTCCGAGGTCTGCCCGCGCTGCTGGTGCTCTTCCTCGTCGGGTACGGCGTTCCGATCGCCTTCCCGGAGCGTGAGATTCCGGGCGGTGTGTTCGGCTCGATCGCGATCGGGCTCGGGCTGACCGCCGCGGCGTACATGGCGGAGACCATCCGGGCCGGCATCCAGGCTGTCCCCAAGGGACAGATGGAGGCGGCGCGTACCCTCGGCATGTCGCACTTCACCGCCATGCGCACGATCGTCATCCCGCAGGCGTTCCGGATCGTGATCCCGCCGCTGACGAACGAACTCATCCTGCTCACCAAGGACTCGTCGCTGGCCTACGTGTTGGGCGTGACGGCACAGACCATCGAGGTCACCAAGTTCGGTCGGGACATGCTGAACGACCGGGTGAACGCCACTCCGCTGCTGGTGGCCGGCCTCGCCTACCTGGTGATCACTCTGCCCCTGTCCCAGGTGGTACGACGCCTCGAACTCCGATACGCCAAGGCTCGGTGA
- a CDS encoding glycosyltransferase, translating into MSRGRGGQTPVITSGPGSPDRREQAESMRVLHVNKFLYRRGGAEGYLLDLADLQRAAGDTVAYFGMSHPENESPLPYAARFPTEVELEPAPTGVRPRAVAAGRMLWSPTSRRGLARVIDEFRPDVLHLHNIYHQLSPSVLAAARSAGVPCLLTMHDYKLACPSYQLLDRGRPCQACVTGGPLQAARRRCKDGSLSRSALLAVESWLHRELNAYDPVQVFVSPSEFLADVMRRAGVYPDRLRVVNHFVDLTGIAAKEAPGGGVVFAGRLAPEKGVDVLVEAVAALPDGVAVDIAGDGPARPGLEALAARRVPGRIRFHGRLDKPRLHELIRSAAVVAVPSRWHENQPMAVLEAFACGVPVVATDLGGLPELVDSDVDGSIVAADRPTELGAALNAILADPQRARRMGRAGRAKVARQFAPDLHLARIRALYAEAAEALPTGRRAAGASAGGGAAR; encoded by the coding sequence GTGAGCCGTGGCCGGGGCGGGCAGACCCCGGTCATCACCTCCGGGCCGGGTTCGCCCGATCGACGTGAGCAGGCCGAGTCGATGCGCGTGCTGCATGTGAACAAGTTCCTCTACCGCCGTGGCGGCGCCGAGGGTTACCTGCTCGACCTCGCGGACCTGCAACGGGCGGCGGGCGACACGGTCGCCTACTTCGGCATGAGCCATCCGGAGAACGAGTCGCCGTTGCCGTACGCGGCGCGGTTCCCGACCGAAGTGGAGTTGGAGCCGGCGCCGACCGGGGTGCGGCCACGCGCGGTGGCCGCCGGCCGGATGCTGTGGTCACCGACGAGCCGTCGCGGGCTGGCCCGGGTGATCGACGAGTTCAGGCCGGACGTGCTGCACCTGCACAACATCTACCACCAGCTCTCCCCGTCGGTGCTCGCCGCGGCCCGGTCGGCCGGCGTCCCGTGCCTGCTGACCATGCACGACTACAAGCTCGCCTGCCCGAGCTACCAACTGCTGGACCGGGGCCGCCCCTGCCAGGCGTGCGTCACCGGCGGCCCGCTACAGGCGGCCCGTCGTCGTTGCAAGGACGGTTCGCTGTCCCGCAGCGCGCTGCTCGCGGTCGAGTCCTGGTTGCATCGGGAGTTGAACGCGTACGACCCGGTGCAGGTATTCGTCAGCCCGAGCGAGTTTCTGGCCGACGTGATGCGCCGCGCGGGCGTCTACCCGGACCGGTTGCGGGTGGTGAACCACTTCGTCGACCTGACCGGCATCGCCGCCAAGGAGGCACCCGGAGGCGGTGTCGTCTTCGCCGGCCGGCTGGCTCCGGAGAAGGGTGTCGACGTGCTGGTCGAGGCGGTCGCCGCGCTGCCCGACGGGGTCGCCGTGGACATCGCCGGGGACGGTCCGGCACGCCCCGGGTTGGAGGCGCTCGCCGCGCGGCGGGTGCCGGGGCGGATCCGGTTCCACGGTCGCCTCGACAAGCCGCGTCTGCACGAGCTGATCCGGTCGGCGGCGGTGGTCGCCGTCCCCTCACGGTGGCACGAGAACCAGCCGATGGCCGTGTTGGAGGCATTCGCCTGCGGTGTTCCGGTGGTCGCCACCGACCTGGGCGGTCTCCCCGAGCTGGTCGACTCCGATGTGGACGGCAGCATCGTCGCCGCCGACCGACCCACGGAGCTCGGCGCGGCGCTGAACGCCATCCTGGCCGACCCCCAGCGGGCGCGCCGGATGGGTCGGGCCGGCCGAGCGAAGGTCGCCCGGCAGTTCGCGCCCGACCTGCACCTGGCCCGGATCCGTGCGCTGTACGCCGAGGCCGCCGAGGCGCTGCCGACCGGGCGGCGTGCCGCCGGGGCATCGGCCGGTGGGGGAGCGGCCCGGTGA